A single window of Rubripirellula lacrimiformis DNA harbors:
- a CDS encoding RNA-binding S4 domain-containing protein yields MSDDPKPAVIRLDDFLKYVGFVGTGGEAKVRIQGGEVTVNGEVETRRRKQLTIGDLVDCGGETIVVEAME; encoded by the coding sequence ATGTCAGACGATCCGAAGCCTGCCGTCATCCGGCTGGATGATTTCTTGAAGTACGTTGGCTTCGTCGGCACCGGAGGCGAGGCCAAGGTGCGAATCCAAGGCGGCGAAGTCACGGTCAATGGCGAAGTCGAAACGCGGCGACGAAAGCAGTTGACGATCGGCGATTTGGTCGATTGCGGAGGGGAAACCATCGTGGTCGAAGCGATGGAGTGA